A stretch of the Gossypium hirsutum isolate 1008001.06 chromosome D07, Gossypium_hirsutum_v2.1, whole genome shotgun sequence genome encodes the following:
- the LOC107926473 gene encoding uncharacterized protein has translation MQNGSSELSLCPSFNIYSSDNNNLVDIADTVSRDFKNDAVSEDEEFEFVNTLSENPEMSSSSFPIFNRRDGDNVEQAIRIPLRDLFIGDRDIPFSSSSSSSEADELEGLPADTYCVWKPKQSPESSPNSCKKSTSAGSSSSSKRWRFIKDLLKRSNSTGNVSSSSSFSFLNLDKNEEKVNEKTAKATTKVKRDEKSPAAKSFYVGNKVLKEGDKRRSYLPYRQDLVGIFANIKV, from the coding sequence ATTGTCGCTTTGTCCCAGCTTTAACATCTATTCCTCCGATAACAACAATCTCGTTGATATCGCCGATACCGTTAGccgggatttcaaaaacgacgccgtttccgAAGATGAAGAATTCGAGTTCGTTAATACTCTTTCCGAGAATCCTGAAATGTCCTCTTCGTCGTTTCCAATCTTCAACCGCAGGGATGGTGATAACGTGGAACAAGCTATCCGGATTCCGTTGAGAGATCTTTTCATCGGCGACAGAGATATTCCGTTTTCATCGTCGTCGTCTTCGTCGGAGGCGGATGAGCTTGAAGGATTGCCAGCTGATACCTACTGCGTTTGGAAACCGAAACAATCGCCGGAATCATCACCGAACAGTTGTAAGAAGAGTACATCGGCGGGATCATCATCTTCTTCGAAACGGTGGCGTTTCATAAAGGATTTGCTTAAGAGAAGTAACAGCACAGGCAACGTCTCGTCTTCTTCGTCATTTTCGTTTTTGAATTTAGATAAAAACGAagaaaaagtaaatgaaaaaacAGCAAAGGCGACGACGAAGGTGAAGAGAGATGAGAAATCGCCGGCGGCTAAAAGTTTCTACGTCGGCAATAAGGTGTTGAAGGAAGGAGATAAACGACGGTCGTATCTGCCGTACAGGCAGGACTTGGTTGGAATTTTTGCTAATATTAAGGTTTAA